In Prevotella sp. oral taxon 475, one DNA window encodes the following:
- a CDS encoding DUF4738 domain-containing protein, translated as MKYSLLLMAFSAATLSLMGCGGKKENADIITRKPTVAMVQKTKTMGDYRQSRKVEWLGATYTVETDFRADKSLPQVADGVQKYYDNRVTVRILRADGSEFFNRTFSKTDFSSYLDNEVGKKGALLGVVFDRAEGGYLYFAASVGSPDKSSDEYVPLVVRLSRFGEVSVHKDATLDTGSDTAPTTEAEEEDGV; from the coding sequence ATGAAATACTCTCTCTTATTGATGGCTTTTTCTGCGGCGACTCTGTCTTTGATGGGCTGCGGCGGGAAAAAGGAGAATGCCGATATTATCACCCGTAAACCCACAGTGGCGATGGTGCAGAAAACAAAGACGATGGGGGATTACCGGCAGAGTCGAAAGGTGGAATGGCTCGGGGCTACTTATACGGTGGAAACGGACTTCCGGGCTGATAAGTCGTTGCCGCAGGTTGCCGACGGCGTTCAGAAATACTATGACAATCGGGTGACGGTGCGGATCCTGCGGGCCGATGGCTCTGAGTTTTTTAATCGAACGTTTTCCAAAACCGATTTCTCTTCTTATCTCGACAATGAAGTGGGGAAGAAAGGGGCGTTGCTCGGTGTCGTGTTCGACCGGGCTGAGGGCGGCTACCTTTACTTTGCTGCCAGTGTGGGTTCGCCCGATAAGTCAAGCGATGAGTATGTTCCGTTGGTGGTACGACTCTCGCGATTCGGCGAAGTGTCGGTTCATAAGGATGCCACGCTCGATACGGGTAGCGATACAGCTCCGACAACAGAAGCCGAGGAAGAAGACGGCGTGTAG
- a CDS encoding DUF4230 domain-containing protein, which translates to MNKLPWFLRLLPPQLWLYLAAILVASIVILVSIRRCTHSTSLHLEENTRIDITPLQIRQIKSIGQWQFLAIDDEELVDTTRYGFFGDDQLVRIYYGTLRLGIDLRQAQPHWLEMHGDTLLARLPGIALLDNDFIDEARTRSFLEQGSWSDADRERLYHRAYLQMKARALTKENLAAAQENARTQFSHLFRSMGFKHVKIQMGH; encoded by the coding sequence ATGAATAAACTGCCCTGGTTTCTCCGCCTCCTTCCCCCACAACTATGGCTCTATCTCGCAGCCATTCTTGTGGCCTCGATCGTCATTTTGGTAAGCATCCGACGCTGCACCCACAGCACCTCTCTCCATCTGGAAGAGAACACCCGAATCGACATCACCCCTCTTCAGATTCGCCAAATCAAGAGCATCGGTCAATGGCAATTTCTCGCCATCGACGACGAAGAACTTGTCGACACCACCCGTTACGGTTTTTTCGGCGACGATCAGCTCGTGCGCATCTACTACGGCACCCTACGTCTGGGCATCGACCTGCGCCAGGCTCAACCCCACTGGCTCGAGATGCATGGCGATACGCTCCTGGCGCGACTCCCGGGCATCGCTCTGCTCGACAACGACTTCATCGACGAAGCCCGCACACGCTCATTTCTCGAGCAAGGCTCCTGGAGCGATGCCGACCGCGAACGACTCTACCACCGGGCCTACCTCCAGATGAAGGCACGCGCGCTGACGAAAGAGAATCTCGCCGCAGCCCAAGAGAACGCCCGCACCCAATTCTCTCACCTCTTCCGTTCAATGGGATTCAAACACGTCAAAATTCAAATGGGGCATTGA
- a CDS encoding glycosyltransferase family 87 protein, with amino-acid sequence MTQRMIQRCQRLLAKPFFHDRRTILALWLLLSLVGMLKLHRSDNNFLIFRGVFWHTIQGLPLYEAYPAEYFDVNHYGPLFSLVIAPFAVMPVGLGMFFWLVALSLTLYFAIRCSGLTDGGKLFVFWFCSETLLTSLFMQQFNIAIAAIIIATFFLVERERDFWAACLIVVGTLVKLYGIVGLAFFLFSRHKVRFTLSLVFWAAVLFAAPMLISSPQYVVGQYGEWVACLGGKNVENIHSIAQNISALGMVRRITGNTIYSDLWLILPALTVFFLPYLRLGQYRHAAFRQTLLASVLLFVVLFSTGSESSSYIIALCGASIWYVAAPWKRNRWDVGLMVFVFLLSSMGSSDLYPREFKREVIQQYALKALPCLLVWLKLCWEMLRKDYASPDSRPIR; translated from the coding sequence ATGACTCAACGAATGATTCAACGCTGCCAGAGGCTGCTTGCAAAACCTTTTTTTCACGACCGCCGAACGATTCTCGCCCTGTGGCTATTGCTTTCGCTGGTGGGAATGCTCAAACTGCACCGATCGGATAACAATTTTCTGATTTTCCGCGGCGTCTTTTGGCACACCATTCAAGGTCTGCCGCTCTACGAGGCCTATCCAGCCGAATATTTCGACGTGAATCATTACGGTCCGCTCTTCTCGCTCGTCATCGCGCCCTTTGCAGTGATGCCCGTTGGACTGGGAATGTTTTTTTGGCTCGTGGCCCTCTCGCTCACGCTCTATTTTGCCATCAGATGCTCGGGACTGACAGACGGCGGAAAGCTCTTCGTCTTCTGGTTTTGTTCGGAAACGCTGCTCACGTCGCTTTTCATGCAGCAGTTCAATATCGCAATTGCTGCCATCATCATCGCCACGTTTTTCCTCGTAGAACGGGAACGCGATTTTTGGGCAGCCTGCCTCATCGTCGTGGGTACGCTGGTGAAACTCTATGGCATCGTGGGGTTGGCTTTCTTTCTTTTCTCGCGGCACAAAGTTCGTTTCACCCTTTCGCTCGTCTTTTGGGCAGCGGTGTTGTTCGCCGCGCCGATGCTCATCAGCAGTCCGCAGTATGTCGTGGGGCAGTATGGTGAATGGGTGGCCTGCCTGGGCGGAAAGAACGTGGAAAATATCCACTCGATTGCACAGAACATTTCAGCCCTGGGCATGGTGCGACGCATCACCGGCAACACGATCTATTCCGACCTGTGGCTGATTCTGCCCGCTCTGACGGTCTTCTTTCTTCCCTATCTGCGCCTCGGGCAATATCGCCACGCCGCCTTCCGACAGACGCTCTTGGCCTCGGTACTGCTTTTTGTTGTGCTTTTCAGTACGGGCAGCGAGTCCAGTTCCTACATCATCGCACTATGCGGAGCCAGCATTTGGTATGTTGCTGCACCCTGGAAACGCAACCGTTGGGATGTAGGTCTGATGGTTTTCGTCTTTCTGCTGTCGAGTATGGGTTCGTCCGACCTCTACCCACGCGAATTCAAACGCGAAGTCATCCAGCAATACGCCCTGAAAGCTCTGCCGTGCCTACTGGTGTGGTTGAAACTCTGCTGGGAAATGCTGCGAAAGGACTATGCATCGCCCGACTCTCGTCCTATCCGATAG
- the glmM gene encoding phosphoglucosamine mutase, translating into MTLIKSISGIRGTIGGTAGDTLNPLDIVKFTSAYASFIRKHTPGGSNKIVVGRDARISGEMVKNVVCGTLMGMGFDVVNIGLATTPTTELAVTMTGADGGIIITASHNPRQWNALKLLNNKGEFLTAQDGAQVLESAEREDFLFADVDALGKYTEDDSFDQRHIDSVLALKLVDVEAIRKAGFKVAVDAVNSVGGVILPKLLTQLGVKYKMLYGEPTGDFAHNPEPLEKNLSGIMNEMKAGGDYDLGIVVDPDVDRLALICETGAMFGEEYTLVSVADYVLSQTPGNTVSNLSSTRALRDVTLQHGGQYTASAVGEVNVTTQMKASQAVIGGEGNGGVIYPESHYGRDALVGIALFLSNLAHKGCKASELRATYPNYFIAKNRIELTPSTDVDAILREIKEIYRNEQVNDVDGVKIDFPNSWVHLRKSNTEPIIRIYSEASTMEEADALGKEMMQQVEKLQ; encoded by the coding sequence ATGACACTGATTAAATCGATTTCCGGCATCCGCGGAACTATCGGCGGAACAGCGGGCGATACGCTCAACCCGCTCGACATTGTGAAATTCACGTCGGCCTACGCCTCTTTCATTCGCAAACATACGCCCGGCGGCAGCAACAAAATCGTTGTAGGTCGCGACGCTCGCATCTCGGGCGAGATGGTGAAGAACGTCGTATGCGGCACGCTCATGGGCATGGGTTTCGACGTGGTGAACATCGGACTGGCTACGACACCGACCACCGAACTGGCCGTGACGATGACCGGAGCCGATGGCGGCATCATCATCACGGCCAGTCATAATCCCCGCCAGTGGAATGCGCTGAAGTTGCTTAACAACAAGGGTGAATTCCTCACGGCGCAGGATGGCGCTCAGGTGTTGGAGTCGGCCGAAAGAGAAGACTTCCTCTTTGCTGATGTCGATGCATTGGGCAAATATACCGAAGACGATTCTTTCGACCAACGGCATATCGACAGCGTTCTCGCCCTGAAATTGGTCGACGTCGAGGCCATCCGCAAGGCCGGCTTCAAGGTGGCGGTCGACGCGGTGAATAGCGTGGGTGGTGTGATTCTACCCAAGCTTCTGACGCAACTCGGCGTGAAATATAAAATGCTCTACGGCGAGCCTACCGGCGATTTCGCCCATAATCCCGAACCGCTGGAGAAGAATCTCTCGGGCATCATGAACGAGATGAAAGCCGGAGGAGACTACGACTTGGGCATCGTGGTCGACCCCGACGTAGACCGTCTGGCTCTAATCTGCGAGACGGGTGCGATGTTCGGCGAAGAATATACCTTGGTGAGCGTGGCCGACTACGTGCTGTCGCAGACTCCGGGCAACACCGTTTCGAACCTCAGTTCCACTCGTGCCCTGCGTGACGTCACCCTGCAGCATGGCGGTCAGTACACGGCTTCGGCCGTGGGCGAAGTGAACGTCACCACGCAGATGAAGGCCTCTCAAGCCGTCATCGGCGGCGAAGGCAACGGCGGCGTCATCTACCCCGAGAGCCACTACGGCCGGGATGCGCTTGTGGGCATCGCCCTCTTCTTGAGCAATTTGGCTCACAAGGGCTGCAAGGCGAGCGAGCTGCGCGCCACTTATCCTAACTACTTCATCGCCAAAAACCGCATCGAACTCACTCCCTCTACCGATGTAGACGCCATTCTGCGGGAGATCAAAGAAATTTATCGGAACGAACAGGTGAATGATGTCGACGGCGTGAAAATCGATTTCCCCAACAGTTGGGTACATCTGCGCAAGAGCAACACCGAGCCCATCATCCGCATCTACAGCGAGGCTTCCACCATGGAAGAGGCCGATGCGCTGGGCAAGGAGATGATGCAGCAGGTGGAGAAATTGCAGTAG
- a CDS encoding DUF4230 domain-containing protein: protein MIHLLLATAIALSSCSDRKTNREMASADTLPSMVMQIQKCAKLYTTEVRVHKIITHDDAKRLKGSLLGQNIDLTLPLSKRKIAIPIDATLKAYVDFSHFSEDNVTRRGKRIEITLPDPKIGLTATRISHRQIKRYVSLARTDFSDEELASYERQGRQAILRSIPQMNLLEQARANAAKVIIPMILQMGYREEDITVSFRKRFTPSDLPTLLHLPNDEKTSTDE, encoded by the coding sequence ATGATTCACCTCCTCCTGGCCACGGCGATCGCTTTATCGTCTTGTTCAGACAGGAAAACAAATCGGGAGATGGCATCCGCCGATACACTCCCATCCATGGTGATGCAGATACAGAAATGCGCCAAGCTGTATACCACAGAAGTGCGCGTCCACAAAATCATCACCCACGACGACGCCAAACGTCTCAAAGGTTCGCTCTTAGGACAGAACATCGACCTCACCCTCCCCTTGAGCAAACGCAAGATCGCCATCCCCATCGACGCCACGCTGAAAGCCTACGTCGACTTCTCTCATTTTTCGGAAGACAATGTTACCCGGCGAGGCAAGCGAATAGAAATCACGCTACCCGACCCTAAGATCGGACTCACCGCCACCCGCATTTCTCATCGGCAAATCAAGCGATACGTCTCCCTGGCGCGAACAGACTTCAGCGACGAAGAACTCGCCTCCTACGAACGTCAGGGCCGGCAAGCCATCCTCCGCTCCATTCCGCAGATGAATCTGCTCGAACAAGCTCGCGCCAACGCCGCCAAGGTCATCATCCCGATGATTCTCCAGATGGGCTACCGAGAAGAAGACATCACCGTCTCTTTCCGCAAACGTTTCACCCCATCCGATCTCCCCACCCTACTCCACCTCCCCAACGACGAAAAGACCTCCACCGATGAATAA
- the hutH gene encoding histidine ammonia-lyase — protein MTHLISSAHLTIEKVGEIIYQHDSIELSDDARRRIIRSREYLDNRIEKEENPIYGVTTGFGSLCNVSVSKDQLSQLQVNLIKSHACGVGDRLPNDIVKMMMMLKIQSLSYGYSGCKLDTVQRLVDMFNSDICPVVYEQGSLGASGDLVPLAHLSLPLVGLGEVEMNGELLSGEEMNRRMNWKPIELASKEGLALLNGTQNMSAQAVWALLHAQRLSEWADLIAAMSLDAFDGRIEPFTHAVHAVRPHEGQIETAARIRKALQGSALIGRPKKHVQDPYSFRCVPQVHGAVKDTIRYVRQVVDIEINSATDNPTVCPDEDLIISAGNFHGEPIALPMDYLSIALSELSNISERRIYRLVSGLRDLPSFLVAKPGLNSGFMIAQYTAASVVSLNKSYAVPSSTDNIPSCQDQEDLVSMGANAAIKLRKVVANTERVLAIELFNAAQALDFRRPLVSSPEIMQIHAEYRQVVPFIDTDVVMYPHIEASIQFLNR, from the coding sequence ATGACACATTTGATCTCATCTGCCCATCTCACCATTGAGAAAGTGGGCGAAATCATCTACCAACACGATTCTATCGAATTGAGCGACGATGCTCGTCGTCGCATCATTCGCAGCCGGGAATACCTCGATAACCGCATTGAAAAGGAAGAAAATCCTATTTATGGCGTTACAACCGGTTTTGGGTCGCTCTGCAATGTCTCGGTGAGCAAAGACCAACTCTCACAATTGCAGGTGAATCTCATTAAGTCGCATGCCTGCGGAGTGGGCGATCGGCTGCCCAACGACATTGTCAAAATGATGATGATGCTCAAGATACAATCGCTGAGCTACGGTTATTCGGGGTGCAAACTCGACACGGTGCAACGGCTCGTCGATATGTTCAATTCCGACATTTGTCCTGTTGTTTACGAGCAAGGCTCATTGGGTGCGTCGGGAGATCTTGTTCCCTTGGCGCATCTGAGTCTGCCTTTGGTGGGACTTGGCGAAGTGGAGATGAACGGAGAATTGTTGAGTGGCGAGGAAATGAATCGCCGAATGAACTGGAAACCTATCGAACTGGCCAGCAAGGAGGGCTTGGCTTTGCTCAACGGAACGCAGAATATGAGTGCACAGGCGGTGTGGGCACTGCTCCATGCGCAACGTCTGAGTGAGTGGGCCGACTTGATTGCGGCGATGTCTCTCGATGCTTTTGACGGCCGAATCGAACCTTTTACACATGCCGTGCATGCCGTTCGTCCGCACGAAGGACAGATAGAAACCGCTGCCCGCATACGAAAGGCATTGCAGGGAAGTGCGTTGATAGGAAGACCCAAGAAGCATGTGCAAGACCCTTACTCGTTTCGTTGTGTGCCACAGGTGCATGGGGCAGTGAAAGACACCATCAGATACGTACGTCAGGTGGTGGACATCGAAATCAATTCGGCCACCGACAACCCCACCGTATGCCCCGATGAAGACTTGATTATCTCGGCTGGCAATTTCCATGGAGAGCCCATCGCACTGCCAATGGATTATCTCTCGATTGCTCTGAGCGAACTCTCGAACATCAGCGAACGCCGCATTTATCGATTGGTTTCGGGTCTGCGAGATCTACCCAGCTTTCTTGTGGCCAAGCCGGGACTTAACAGTGGATTTATGATCGCCCAATATACGGCTGCTTCGGTGGTGAGTCTGAACAAGTCGTATGCCGTGCCATCGTCTACCGATAATATCCCCTCCTGCCAAGATCAGGAAGACCTTGTGAGCATGGGAGCTAACGCCGCCATCAAATTGCGCAAGGTCGTGGCCAACACCGAACGAGTGCTGGCCATCGAACTCTTTAACGCTGCGCAGGCACTCGACTTCCGTCGGCCGCTTGTCTCTTCGCCCGAAATCATGCAGATACACGCCGAATATCGCCAAGTGGTTCCGTTTATAGACACCGACGTGGTGATGTATCCGCACATTGAAGCCTCTATTCAGTTCCTCAATAGATAA
- a CDS encoding glycosyltransferase family 2 protein has protein sequence MNNSPQISVVINTYNAERHLEAVLRSVKDFDEILVCDMQSTDRTVDIARQHGCRIVTFEKKHYTIVEPARQFAIDQARYPWVLVLDADELVSPALKDYLYAYIRRPHCAAGLAIPRKNYFMGRFLHAAYPDYILRFFRKDVTQWPAIIHASPIVKGEVLRLPRHRKELAFEHLANDSVATLCRKTNIYSDNEIEKRRHKHYGLTALVGRPLFRFFRSYILKGGFRDGTPGLIHALWEAIYQFAIVSKCIEARRHLSHREESAGREK, from the coding sequence ATGAACAACTCTCCCCAAATCTCTGTCGTCATCAATACCTATAATGCCGAACGTCACTTAGAAGCGGTGCTCCGGTCGGTAAAGGATTTCGACGAAATTTTGGTGTGCGACATGCAGAGCACCGACCGCACCGTAGACATCGCTCGGCAACATGGTTGCCGCATCGTGACGTTTGAGAAGAAACACTATACCATCGTGGAACCCGCCCGGCAGTTTGCCATCGACCAGGCCCGATACCCCTGGGTGTTGGTGCTCGATGCCGACGAACTCGTGTCGCCGGCCCTCAAAGACTATCTCTACGCCTACATCCGTCGGCCTCATTGTGCCGCCGGACTGGCTATTCCACGGAAAAACTATTTCATGGGTCGATTCCTCCACGCCGCCTATCCCGACTACATCCTGCGCTTCTTCCGAAAAGACGTCACGCAATGGCCCGCCATCATTCATGCCTCCCCCATTGTGAAGGGCGAGGTGTTGCGTCTGCCTCGCCATCGCAAAGAGCTGGCTTTCGAGCATCTGGCCAACGATTCGGTGGCGACGCTCTGCCGGAAAACCAATATCTACTCGGACAACGAGATTGAAAAACGCCGTCACAAACACTATGGTCTCACGGCTTTGGTGGGTCGTCCTTTGTTTCGTTTCTTCCGTTCGTATATCCTCAAGGGCGGCTTTCGGGATGGAACGCCCGGACTGATTCATGCCCTTTGGGAGGCGATCTATCAGTTTGCCATCGTGTCGAAATGTATCGAAGCGCGCCGGCATCTTTCTCACCGCGAGGAATCGGCTGGGAGGGAAAAATGA
- a CDS encoding fatty-acid--CoA ligase → MNKELFKQERLPYTTPKSVVMRLESEQFFCKTSITPKTPETEEEDWDEQELDGPGY, encoded by the coding sequence ATGAACAAAGAATTATTCAAACAAGAGAGATTACCCTACACTACACCCAAAAGTGTGGTGATGAGGTTAGAGAGTGAGCAGTTTTTCTGCAAGACATCAATCACACCGAAAACTCCGGAAACGGAAGAGGAAGATTGGGATGAACAGGAATTAGATGGTCCGGGTTATTAA
- a CDS encoding Lrp/AsnC family transcriptional regulator, whose amino-acid sequence MSHHSLDSLDKKILQLIAEDARIPFLEVARLCKVSGAAIHQRIQKLTHLGIIKGSQFVIDPESIGYDTCAFVGLHLKDPNDSDRVAEALKQIPEVVECHVTTGDYDLFIKMYAINNHHLMTIIHDKLQPLGLSGSESLISFNALIDRQISVDHLPIMMSDDELSSSLS is encoded by the coding sequence ATGTCACATCATAGCTTAGATTCATTAGACAAAAAGATATTGCAGCTCATTGCCGAAGATGCGCGCATACCTTTTTTGGAAGTAGCCCGCCTGTGCAAAGTGAGCGGAGCAGCCATTCATCAACGCATTCAGAAACTCACTCACCTCGGCATCATCAAAGGTTCGCAGTTTGTGATCGACCCCGAGAGCATCGGCTACGACACCTGTGCCTTTGTGGGATTGCATCTCAAAGATCCCAACGACTCCGACCGCGTGGCCGAGGCTCTGAAGCAAATTCCCGAAGTGGTGGAATGCCATGTTACGACGGGCGACTATGATCTCTTCATCAAAATGTACGCCATCAACAACCACCATCTCATGACCATCATTCACGACAAGCTCCAACCGCTGGGACTCTCGGGTAGCGAGTCGCTCATATCATTCAACGCGCTCATCGACCGGCAGATCTCCGTAGATCATCTCCCTATCATGATGAGCGACGACGAGCTCTCGTCATCTCTCTCTTAA
- a CDS encoding urocanate hydratase, with protein MTLQEFQADIRAGIPRVLPQKQVYDSTINHAPKRKDILSEEEKMLALRNALRYFPEEMHAELLPEFVQELKAYGRIYMYRLRPHYEMHARPIDEYPHRSRQAAAIMMMIQNNLDPAVAQHPHELITYGGNGAVFQNWAQYRLAMRYLSEMTDEQTLVMYSGHPLGLFPSHKEAPRVVVTNGMVIPNYSQPDDWERFNALGVSQYGQMTAGSYMYIGPQGIVHGTTITVLNAARRVLDSDKSKMPLFVSSGLGGMSGAQPKAGNIAGVVSVVAEINPLAAQKRYEQGWVDELYDNLDELMVAVKKAVDEHRVVSMAYVGNVVDLWERLANENIQVDLGSDQTSLHNPFAGGYYPVGLTLEEANQLMAEQPERFREHVFESLRRQVAAINRLTARGMYFFDYGNAFLLMASRAGADIMKDEKHFRYPSYVQDIMGPMFFDYGFGPFRWACTSCDPKDLELTDALAADVLADMLKTAPEDIQGQLADNLHWIREAGRNKLVVGSQARILYADAEGRIRIALAFNKALREGRISAPIVLGRDHHDVSGTDSPFRETSNIYDGSQFCADMAVQNVIGDSFRGATWVSLHNGGGVGWGEVVNGGFGMVLDGSEACDNRIRQMLFWDVNNGITRRSWARNKGAMDAIRREMQRTPDFQVTLPYLVDDELIKQFQF; from the coding sequence ATGACTTTACAAGAATTTCAAGCCGATATTCGTGCCGGTATACCTCGCGTTTTGCCACAAAAGCAGGTGTATGACTCCACGATCAATCATGCACCTAAACGCAAAGATATTCTTTCTGAGGAAGAAAAAATGTTGGCTTTACGCAATGCCTTGCGTTATTTTCCTGAGGAAATGCACGCCGAATTGCTGCCCGAGTTTGTGCAGGAGCTGAAGGCCTATGGTCGCATCTATATGTATCGGCTACGTCCGCATTATGAAATGCATGCCCGCCCCATTGACGAATATCCGCATCGAAGCCGACAAGCAGCAGCCATCATGATGATGATTCAGAACAATTTGGACCCAGCTGTGGCACAACATCCACACGAATTGATTACCTATGGAGGGAATGGAGCTGTGTTTCAGAACTGGGCTCAGTATCGATTGGCAATGAGGTATCTGAGCGAAATGACCGATGAGCAGACGCTTGTGATGTATAGTGGGCATCCGCTGGGCTTATTTCCGTCGCACAAAGAGGCACCGCGCGTGGTGGTAACCAATGGAATGGTGATTCCGAACTACTCTCAACCCGACGACTGGGAACGCTTCAATGCACTCGGTGTGAGCCAATATGGACAGATGACGGCAGGCAGTTATATGTATATCGGTCCGCAAGGCATCGTGCACGGAACGACTATCACCGTGTTGAATGCCGCACGGCGGGTGTTAGATTCCGATAAAAGCAAGATGCCGCTCTTTGTCTCGTCGGGGCTTGGAGGTATGTCGGGCGCGCAGCCAAAGGCTGGAAACATCGCCGGAGTGGTGAGTGTAGTGGCCGAAATCAATCCTCTTGCGGCACAAAAACGCTACGAACAGGGATGGGTAGATGAGCTGTACGACAATCTTGACGAACTGATGGTGGCTGTGAAAAAGGCCGTTGACGAGCATCGTGTCGTTTCGATGGCCTATGTCGGCAATGTAGTTGACTTGTGGGAACGGTTGGCTAATGAAAACATACAAGTGGATTTGGGAAGCGATCAGACGTCGTTGCACAATCCCTTTGCTGGTGGCTATTATCCCGTAGGTCTGACATTGGAAGAGGCTAACCAACTGATGGCAGAACAACCGGAGAGGTTCCGCGAGCACGTTTTCGAGTCGTTGCGCCGACAAGTGGCTGCCATCAATCGACTGACGGCAAGAGGAATGTACTTCTTTGATTATGGCAATGCCTTTCTTCTTATGGCCAGCAGAGCCGGAGCAGACATCATGAAGGATGAAAAACACTTTCGCTACCCCTCGTATGTGCAAGACATCATGGGACCGATGTTCTTCGATTATGGGTTCGGACCTTTCCGTTGGGCCTGCACTTCCTGTGACCCGAAAGACTTGGAGTTGACCGATGCTCTGGCTGCCGATGTGCTGGCCGATATGCTCAAGACGGCTCCTGAAGATATTCAAGGGCAATTGGCTGATAATCTGCACTGGATTCGCGAGGCCGGACGCAACAAATTGGTGGTGGGTTCGCAAGCACGCATTCTCTATGCCGATGCAGAAGGGCGCATACGTATCGCACTGGCTTTCAATAAAGCCTTGCGAGAGGGGCGCATCAGTGCACCCATCGTCTTGGGAAGAGACCATCATGACGTGTCTGGGACAGATTCTCCGTTCCGCGAAACCAGCAATATCTACGATGGTTCGCAGTTTTGTGCCGATATGGCGGTGCAGAATGTGATCGGCGATTCGTTTCGCGGTGCCACATGGGTGAGCCTCCACAACGGTGGCGGAGTGGGCTGGGGAGAAGTTGTCAATGGCGGTTTCGGGATGGTTCTCGATGGTAGCGAAGCCTGCGACAATCGCATCCGACAAATGCTTTTCTGGGATGTCAACAACGGAATCACACGCCGTTCGTGGGCCAGAAATAAGGGGGCGATGGATGCTATCAGGCGTGAAATGCAGCGAACGCCCGACTTTCAAGTTACCCTTCCTTACCTTGTAGACGACGAACTCATTAAGCAGTTTCAATTCTAA
- the hutI gene encoding imidazolonepropionase: MAQTLIENIALLGGVDRKKLLRLQGEEMARFETIKNAYLLIEEGRIADFGSMTDLPPLNDTVCRIDAQGGMVLPSFCDSHTHLVNAGSREQEFVDKINGLSYAEIAKRGGGILNSADRLHEMTEDELYQLSMRRVDEVMLKGTGCLEIKSGYGLNTEDELKMLRVIRRIKETSPLKVVATFLGAHAVGRAYAGRQSAYVDLVVNEMIPAVASEGLADFIDVFCDEGFFTPQETAQILKAGAKHGMRGKIHGQELAPSGGVEVAVQHGALSVDHLESMTSEDIRLLHGSQTMPTALPGTSFFLNMPFAPARQMIASGLGLAIASDYNPGSTPSGDMKFVLSLACIKMRLQPSEALNAATINGAYAMGLSRDYGSMAVGKVANFFITHPLPSLSFIPYAYTTPIIRAVFLNGVLQASV, translated from the coding sequence ATGGCACAGACCTTGATTGAAAATATTGCTCTCCTTGGTGGCGTTGATCGCAAAAAACTTCTGCGCCTACAGGGCGAAGAGATGGCTCGCTTCGAGACTATCAAGAATGCTTATCTGCTGATAGAGGAGGGAAGAATTGCGGATTTCGGGTCGATGACCGACTTGCCGCCTCTGAATGACACCGTCTGTCGCATCGATGCGCAGGGCGGAATGGTGCTCCCCTCGTTCTGCGACTCGCATACGCATCTTGTGAACGCTGGTAGTAGGGAGCAGGAGTTTGTAGATAAAATCAACGGACTCTCTTATGCTGAGATTGCAAAACGGGGTGGCGGCATTCTCAACAGTGCCGACCGACTGCACGAAATGACCGAGGACGAACTCTACCAACTCTCGATGCGCCGCGTCGACGAGGTGATGCTCAAAGGTACGGGCTGTTTGGAAATCAAGAGTGGATATGGCCTTAACACGGAAGACGAACTGAAGATGCTGCGAGTGATTCGGCGTATCAAGGAGACATCGCCCCTCAAAGTGGTGGCCACTTTCCTGGGAGCACATGCCGTAGGGCGTGCTTATGCCGGGAGACAGAGTGCCTATGTCGATCTGGTGGTGAACGAAATGATACCCGCTGTGGCCTCCGAGGGCTTGGCCGACTTTATCGACGTCTTTTGCGATGAAGGCTTTTTCACGCCCCAGGAGACGGCGCAGATTCTTAAAGCAGGGGCCAAGCACGGAATGCGCGGCAAGATTCATGGGCAGGAACTGGCCCCAAGTGGGGGAGTGGAAGTGGCCGTGCAGCACGGAGCTCTCTCGGTAGACCATTTGGAAAGCATGACCTCAGAGGATATCCGTCTGTTACACGGTTCTCAAACCATGCCGACTGCTCTGCCGGGAACATCGTTCTTCCTGAACATGCCCTTTGCTCCGGCACGCCAAATGATCGCTTCGGGCTTAGGACTTGCCATTGCTAGCGACTACAATCCAGGGTCGACTCCCTCGGGCGACATGAAATTTGTCCTATCGTTGGCCTGCATCAAGATGCGTCTTCAGCCGTCCGAGGCTTTGAATGCCGCCACCATCAACGGAGCCTACGCCATGGGGCTAAGTCGTGACTATGGGTCGATGGCCGTGGGAAAAGTGGCCAACTTCTTCATCACCCATCCCCTCCCGTCGCTCTCTTTCATTCCTTACGCCTACACCACGCCCATCATTCGCGCAGTATTCTTAAATGGCGTGTTGCAAGCTTCAGTTTAG